In Pyrus communis chromosome 8, drPyrComm1.1, whole genome shotgun sequence, one genomic interval encodes:
- the LOC137742423 gene encoding protein YCF54, chloroplastic-like, whose translation MSAVATFGLACWAAAAVKSKPITAISQTHIRNPKPKSLSLPLSANSSCNHFFSFPPKTTLKSSSSVRTSVAAVDSDQLSSSDSADKEKPSRYYFVVANAKFMLDDEEHFQEQLCERLRYYGEKNKEQDFWLVIEPKFLDKFPNITKRLGRPAVALVSTNGPWITFMKLRLDRVLAESFEAASLEEALASNPTKIEFEKPQKWVAPYSKYESGWWEPFLPPGSKEEVKA comes from the exons ATGTCTGCCGTGGCAACTTTCGGTCTGGCATGCTGGGCCGCCGCCGCCGTGAAATCGAAACCAATCACCGCCATCTCCCAAACCCACATCCGAAATCCAAAACCCAAATCTttatctcttcctctctcagCCAATTCCAGCTGCAAccacttcttctccttccctccCAAAACCACCCTCAAATCCTCCTCCTCCGTCCGTACATCTGTCGCCGCCGTCGACTCCGACCAGCTCAGCTCCTCCGATTCCGCCGATAAG GAAAAGCCGAGCAGGTACTATTTCGTGGTTGCGAATGCGAAGTTTATGCTCGATGACGAGGAGCATTTCCAGGAGCAATTGTGTGAGCGGCTTCGATACTATGGAGAAAAGAACAAAGAGCAGGACTTTTGGCTTGTGATCGAGCCCAAGTTCTTGGATAAGTTTCCTAACATTACTAAGAGATTAGGAAGGCCTGCCGTTGCTCTGGTTTCGACTAACGGACCTTGGATTAC GTTTATGAAGCTGAGACTGGACAGAGTGTTAGCAGAAAGTTTTGAAGCTGCAAGTCTAGAAGAAGCATTAGCCTCCAATCCAACCAAGATCGAGTTTGAGAAGCCGCAGAAATGGGTAGCACCTTATTCCAAGTATGAATCCGGGTGGTGGGAGCCCTTCTTACCGCCAGGATCGAAAGAGGAGGTCAAAGCGTAA
- the LOC137741582 gene encoding CBS domain-containing protein CBSX3, mitochondrial-like, which translates to MQGALKAFTSHGSVVKNGVLRHIRLVNPLLQPVAFSRFESATPASSSIEEHGFESTRIADVLKGKGKGADGSWLWCTTDDSVYDAVKSMTQHNVGALVVVKPGVQNSLAGIITERDYLRKIIVQGRSSKSTKVGDIMTEENKLITVTPDTKVLRAMQLMTDNRIRHIPVIDNGGMIGMVSIGDVVRAVVSEHREELDRLNAFIQGGY; encoded by the exons ATGCAAGGAGCACTTAAAGCTTTTACATCACACGGGAGCGTTGTGAAAAACGGAGTTTTGAGACACATCCGTCTTGTGAATCCCCTGCTTCAGCCTGTTGCATTTTCACGCTTTGAGTCTGCTACGCCTGCCAGTTCCAGCATCGAAGAGCATGGTTTTGAAAGCACCAGAATTGCAGATGTCTTGAAAGGAAAAGGTAAAGGTGCTGATGGTTCTTGGCTCTGGTGCACAACCGATGACTCTGTTTATGATGCTGTTAAGTCG ATGACCCAGCACAATGTTGGAGCCTTAGTTGTTGTGAAACCCGGAGTGCAAAATTCTCTTGCAGGAATCATAACAGAGAGAG ATTATCTCCGGAAGATCATAGTTCAGGGAAGATCATCCAAGTCAACAAAGGTTGGGGATATCATGACTGAGGAG AACAAGCTTATCACTGTCACCCCTGACACCAAAGTGTTGCGGGCAATGCAACTTATGACAG ATAACCGAATCAGGCACATTCCAGTAATAGACAACGGGGGAATGATTGGAATGGTGTCCATTGGTGACGTGGTTCGTGCTGTGGTGAGCGAGCACCGGGAGGAGCTAGACCGCTTGAATGCTTTTATTCAAGGTGGTTACTAG
- the LOC137742424 gene encoding bifunctional bis(5'-adenosyl)-triphosphatase/adenylylsulfatase FHIT-like, whose protein sequence is MPFSTVASTVRSLITRSSSVARAAFLPPSSFSTSAKKPPIPTLSFSLTSASGAIRYTLFIKPKQMASQMSSESFKFGPYKIDGRGVFYTTKLSYAMVNLRPLVPGHVLVCPRREVKRFGDLTADETSDLWITAQKVGNQLESYHKASSLTLAIQDGPQAGQSVPHVHIHILPRKVGDFEKNDEIYDALDEKEKELKRKLDLDQERKDRSLEEMAQEAKEYKQLF, encoded by the exons ATGCCGTTCTCGACGGTGGCTTCCACTGTTAGATCTCTCATTACACGATCGTCCTCAGTCGCCAGAGCTGCCTTCCTTCCTCCTTCCTCCTTCTCCACCTCCGCCAAGAAGCCACCAATTCCGACCCTTTCTTTTTCCCTGACCTCCGCCTCCGGCGCCATTCGTTATACTTTGTTTATAAAACCCAAACAGATGGCTTCGCAGATGTCTTCGGAGAGCTTCAAGTTCGGGCCGTACAAGATCGACGGGAGGGGAGTGTTCTACACCACCAAGCTATCCTACGCCATGGTTAACCTGCGGCCTCTTGTTCCTGG ACATGTGCTTGTCTGCCCAAGGCGTGAAGTGAAACGCTTTGGAGATCTCACTGCTGATGAGACCAGTGACCTTTGGATCACAGCGCAAAAGGTTGGTAATCAGCTGGAGAGTTACCACAAAGCATCATCTCTCACACTTGCTATTCAA GATGGACCCCAAGCCGGACAGAgtgtaccccatgttcatatCCATATCCTCCCACGGAAAGTTGGTGACTTTGAGAAGAACGATGAGATTTATGATGCA CTAGATGAAAAGGAGAAGGAATTAAAGCGAAAGCTAGACTTAGACCAGGAAAGGAAGGACAGAAGCCTTGAGGAAATGGCACAAGAAGCCAAAGAGTACAAACAGTTGTTTTAG
- the LOC137742343 gene encoding uncharacterized protein, whose protein sequence is MVGFSFPFGLVSISGYLAPEKEFHLLASVFFGIILCNIVYRLTRLISLLSVEGYDKLTKAEKVEWNNRGFSTVHAIAVAFASFYLVVLSDTFHEDHRDEPIVSRRSTISDTTLGISIGYFLSDLGMIFWHFPALGGLEYVLHHGLSMYSIFLSLISGKGQIYILMVLFSESTTPFVNMRWYLDVAGKKNSNLYVFNGVALFLGWLAARILLFIYFFVHMFIHFDQVKTIFPLGFYSLLLVPPMLTMMNLIWFWKITKGLIKTVSKAKHSH, encoded by the exons ATGGTGggattttcttttccctttggTTTAGTATCCATCTCTGGCTATCTTGCACCTGAGAAAGAATTTCACTTGCTGGCATCTGTCTTCTTTGGCATCATTCTCTGCAATATT gtTTACAGATTAACGCGGCTTATTAGCCTTCTTAGCGTCGAGGGATATGACAAACTCACCAAAGCAGAAAAAGTTGAATGGAACAACCG GGGGTTCTCAACTGTTCATGCTATTGCCGTAGCATTTGCATCTTTTTACCTTGTAGTGCTGTCAGATACTTTTCATGAGGATCATCGTGATGAGCCAATCGTGAGTAGAAGATCTACCATTTCAGATACAACATTGGGG ATCTCCATCGGATATTTTCTGTCAGACTTGGGAATGATCTTTTGGCATTTTCCTGCTTTGGGTGGACTGGAATAT GTTTTGCATCATGGACTGTCTATGTACTCAATCTTTCTCTCCCTTATAAGCGGAAAAGGCCAGATTTACATACTAATGGTTCTGTTCTCTGAGAGCACAACTCCTTTCGTAAACATGAGATG GTATTTGGATGTTGCTGGTAAGAAGAACTCTAACCTGTACGTCTTCAATGGCGTAGCATTGTTCCTCGGGTGGCTG GCTGCAAGGATTCTTTTGTTCATTTACTTTTTCGTCCACATGTTTATCCATTTTGATCAA GTCAAGACAATCTTCCCTTTAGGATTTTACAGCTTGCTCCTTGTGCCTCCAATGTTGACTATGATGAATCTCATTTGGTTTTGGAAGATTACCAAAGGTTTGATCAAAACTGTTTCCAAGGCCAAACACAGTCATTGA
- the LOC137742422 gene encoding reticulon-like protein B4, translating to MHRNIKRIHKMLDPVDVDIADSDFLTNQSDLDDSSDSDIDNYCLAFTCKNRLFGRQKPLHVVLGAGVSADIILWRNKQISAYIFMGATLTWLLFERLGYSLVVFFCHASLLSLTALFLWSNFGSLIHVSAPEIPEIVVPQHLFMRTAISMTTTYNQALRSFGQVVFGTDIRDFLAVAATLWVLSVAGSRCSFLSFLYLVFVILMTVPALYENLEDSVDSIAEKALIEIKKQYAVLDGKVLQKLKKKVISYKNKKQP from the exons ATGCATAGAAACATTAAACGTATACATAAAATGCTGGATCCGGTGGATGTGGATATTGCAGATTCTGATTTTCTCACCAACCAATCAGATCTTGATGACTCTTCCGACTCCGACATTGATAATTACTGCTTGGCTTTTACATGCAAGAACCGATTGTTTGGTCGCCAGAAGCCTCTCCATGTTGTCCTTGGCGCCGGTGTAT CTGCTGATATTATACTTTGGAGGAACAAGCAGATCTCAGCCTACATTTTTATGGGTGCAACACTCACATGGCTTCTATTTGAGAGATTAGGTTATAGTTTGGTTGTGTTTTTTTGCCACGCTTCATTGCTCTCCTTGACAGCCTTGTTCTTGTGGTCGAATTTTGGTTCCTTAATCCATGT GTCTGCACCAGAAATTCCAGAGATTGTAGTACCACAGCACCTGTTTATGAGGACTGCTATTTCCATGACAACTACATATAATCAAGCATTAAGATCATTTGGGCAAGTAGTTTTTGGGACAGACATAAGAGATTTCCTCGCG GTGGCTGCAACTTTGTGGGTTCTGTCTGTTGCCGGAAGCCGGTGCAGTTTCTTGAGCTTCCTTTACTTAG TGTTTGTGATACTGATGACCGTGCCAGCGTTGTACGAGAATCTTGAGGATAGCGTGGATAGCATTGCAGAGAAAGCACTGATTGAAATAAAGAAGCAGTATGCAGTGTTGGATGGAAAAGTTCTGCAGAAACTCAAAAAGAAAGTAATTTCTTACAAGAACAAAAAGCAGCCCTAA
- the LOC137743208 gene encoding uncharacterized protein, with protein sequence MSLKQRGIRAEFMGSSQTDSTVQSRAESGQFDILYMTPEKACSVPASFWSNLLSVGLCLFAVDEAHCISQWGYDFRVVYKKLDKLRAVLVGVPFIALTATATEKSSSKKFQNLCAQIVQLSFTAQQLKMLSRYLGHLRRQVLRQEYILVKWTIELVRSPIGSHPIPCVFKVALIVAPCAISVIVEYSTRPFLNLTLHLI encoded by the exons ATGTCTTTGAAGCAACGAGGAATCAGAGCCGAGTTTATGGGAAGTAGTCAAACTGATTCCACTGTCCAGAGCAGAGCTGAAAGTGGTCAGTTTGATATCTTGTACATGACCCCGGAAAAGGCATGTTCGGTTCCTGCTAG TTTCTGGTCCAATTTGCTTAGTGTTGGACTCTGTTTGTTTGCTGTTGATGAAGCACATTGCATATCGCAGTGGGGCTATGATTTCAG GGTGGTATACAAGAAGTTAGACAAGTTACGTGCCGTTCTTGTTGGTGTTCCATTTATTGCCTTAACTGCAACTGCTACGGAAAA GAGCTCGTCCAAGAAGTTTCAAAATTTGTGCGCTCAGATAGTTCAACTATCATTTACTGCACAACAATTAAAGATGTTGAGCAG GTATTTGGGTCACTTGAGGAGGCAGGTATTAAGGCAGGAATATATCCTGGTCAAATGGACAATAGAGCTCGTGCGGAGTCCCATAGGTTCTCACCCTATTCCATGTGTATTTAAAGTAGCACTTATAGTTGCTCCTTGTGCTATCAGTGTAATTGTTGAGTACAGCACCCGTCCATTTCTTAACCTTACATTGCATCTGATTTGA
- the LOC137743701 gene encoding calcium uniporter protein 6, mitochondrial-like, producing the protein MWRWCKSSAVLVRQMGLGKPNGPNPCFGFKGFAKHSLIPATSSLALIPKRRMSSSGDFSGGVGGAAELSIGGETISFAEAKRLMRLVNVEALKAKLGTEEKEAIPYSDLLEACQSIGVARSPEEAAAFARVLDEAGVILLFRDKVLLHPNRVVELVRKAVPLALTPEDDPLWAELKKLQEKKEEIDVLAHKQVRRILWAGLGVVLTQLGLFFRLTYWDFSWDVVEPLAYFTTTACIGVGYAYFLITSRDPTYQDLMKRLFLRRQRKLIERHNFDVEKFKEIQRKCGIPLHASASIKNRVGLEIELDDALHRD; encoded by the exons ATGTGGAGATGGTGTAAGAGCAGTGCTGTGTTGGTGAGACAAATGGGGTTGGGGAAGCCCAACGGCCCCAACCCATGTTTTGGATTCAAGGGTTTTGCTAAACACAGCCTTATTCCTGCAACTTCGTCTTTGGCGCTGATTCCGAAGAGGAGAATGTCGTCTTCTGGTGATTTCAGCGGCGGAGTGGGAGGAGCAGCAGAGCTGAGCATAGGAGGAGAGACGATATCGTTTGCGGAGGCCAAGAGGCTGATGAGGCTGGTGAATGTGGAGGCTTTGAAGGCCAAGCTTGGGACAGAGGAGAAAGAGGCAATACCGTATTCTGATCTTCTGGAGGCGTGCCAGAGCATTGGGGTTGCCAGATCGCCGGAAGAGGCTGCTGCTTTTGCTCGGGTTCTCGACGAGGCCGGCGTCATCCTTCTGTTCCGGGACAAGGTCCTCCTGCATCCTAATAGG GTTGTGGAGCTAGTTCGAAAAGCAGTACCCCTTGCTCTGACTCCGGAAGATGACCCCTTGTGGGCGGAGTTAAAAAAGCTGcaggagaagaaggaagaaatcgATGTGTTGGCACATAAGCAGGTCCGGCGCATTCTCTGGGCTGGTCTTGGGGTGGTCCTGACACAGCTTGGGCTCTTTTTCAGGCTAACATATTGGGACTTCTCATGGGACGTAGTGGAACCACTCGCCTACTTCACGACAACAGCTTGCATTGGCGTAGGCTATGCCTACTTCTTGATCACATCAAGAGATCCGACTTACCAAGATCTGATGAAGAGGCTCTTTCTCAGGAGGCAGAGGAAACTGATCGAGCGTCATAATTTTGATGTCGAAAAGTTCAAGGAGATCCAGAGAAAATGCGGCATACCTCTACACGCCAGTGCCTCAATTAAGAATCGTGTAGGCCTGGAAATAGAGCTCGATGACGCTTTACATAGAGATTAA